Within the Bacillus thermozeamaize genome, the region GAGTTGGCACTTCGGCGTCTGAAGAACAAGAAAGCGGATCTCCAGCGCGCGCTCAAAGGACTGATCGGCCCGCACCAACGGTTGATGCTCCAAACCCAACTGCGGCACGTCGATGAACTGGACGCGCTGATTCAACAGTTGGACGAGGAGATCAAGAGGCGGATGCTCCCTTTTGAGGAAGACCTGGAGCGGCTGGACACCATTCCCGGGGTGGCCCGGCGGACGGCGGAACAAATTGTCGCTGAAACGGGGACCGACATGAGCCGCTTTCCGTCTGCCGCTCATTTGTGTTCGTGGGCGGGGGTGGCTCCAGGGAACAACGAAAGTGCTGGGAAACGAAAGTCCGGGCGAACGACCAAAGGGAATCCGAAGCTTCGGAGCGCTCTCATCGAGGCGGCACGGGCAGCAGTCCGAACGAAACACACGTATCTGTCCAGTCTATATCATCGCATTGCCGCCAGACGAGGGGCCAATCGGGCGGCTGTGGCGATGGCCCATCGGATCCTGACCATCGTCTACCATCTGCTAAAGGAAAAACAGGTTTACAACGAACTGGGGCCTCATTATTACGAAGAACGCCGGCGTGAACAGATGGCCCGACAAGCGATACGGAAGTTGGAAATGTTAGGATATGACGTTATGGTAAAAGAACGGGAGCAAACCGCATAATCCCCTATCATCTTCCAATTTGA harbors:
- a CDS encoding transposase — translated: MDVVYSHVCGLDVHKKTVVACIITPDEKEIRTFSTMTDDLLQMVDWIKSKGCTHAAMESTGSYWKPVYNLLETEEIQTLVVNAQHIKHVPGRKTDVKDAEWIASLLRHGLLRGSFIPPRDQRDLRELIRYRRSLIEERAREVNRIQKVLEGANIKLSSVASDILGKSARAMIEALIAGNVDPESLSELALRRLKNKKADLQRALKGLIGPHQRLMLQTQLRHVDELDALIQQLDEEIKRRMLPFEEDLERLDTIPGVARRTAEQIVAETGTDMSRFPSAAHLCSWAGVAPGNNESAGKRKSGRTTKGNPKLRSALIEAARAAVRTKHTYLSSLYHRIAARRGANRAAVAMAHRILTIVYHLLKEKQVYNELGPHYYEERRREQMARQAIRKLEMLGYDVMVKEREQTA